In Pseudoclavibacter sp. Marseille-Q3772, the sequence TCTGGCAGCGATGTACCAGCCCGAGGTGGCCACCGTTGACCCGTACAAGCTCGTCACCGGGCTTGCGGATGCGGCCCAAGCACTCGGCGTTACAATCCACGAGCACTCGGTGGTGCAGTCCCTGCGCGACGACGCACAGGGCGTAACCGCAACTACCGCGCACGGAGAGGTGCGCGCGGCACAGGCCGTGCTCGCCACCAATGTGTATCCAGCGTTGCGCAAGCGGCTTTCGCTCACGACCGTGCCGGTGTACGACTATGCGCTGATGACCGAGCCGCTCAGTGACGAGGACTTCGCCGCAATCGGCTGGACCGGTATGGAGGGATGTTCGGACGCCGGAAACCGATTCCACTACTACCGCAAGACCGATGACGGGCGGATCCTGTGGGGCGGTTACGATGCGATCTACCGGTTCGGCTCGCAGCGTGGCGAGCGGTTCACGCAGCGCCAAGCATCATTCGAACAACTCGAGGCGAACTTCCGCGAAACCTACCCGCAGCTCAACCACATCCGATTCACCCACCAGTGGGGTGGCATGATCGACTCCTCGACGCAGTTCTGCCTCACCGCCGGAACCTTTGCCAACAATCAGATCGCGTACGCGCTCGGGTTCACCGGCCTCGGCGTTGCTGCCACGCGCTTCGGCGCGAATGTGGTGCTCGACCTACTCGCCAACGAACGCACTGAGCGCACCGAACTGGACATGATCCGCCGCAAACCCTTGCCATTCCCGCCGGAACCCATTCGGTCAATCGGGATCGGGCTTACGCAGTGGTCGATGGCTCGTGAGGATGTGAGCGGCAAGCGAAACCTGTGGTTGCGCACGATGGATGCACTCGGACTCGGCTTCGACTCCTAGACATCGCCGGGGCGATCGCTAACCGCTGAACCTGCGTACGTGTGGCGCGCAGCCAGTGGATACGAATCCGACCTACCCTAGGAGCAACGTTGTTTGAGAGGACGAATTCGCATCATGATGACCGAACAGACTCGCCCTGAGCCACACGCAGATGTAGTTGAAGCCATTAACTGGAACCGTATTGAGGATGATAAAGACCTCGAGGTATGGAACCGGTTGACGAACAACTTCTGGCTGCCGGAAAAGGTGCCGCTGTCGAATGACATTCAGTCGTGGGCAACGCTCACCGAGCAGGAGCAGACCCTGACGATGCGTGTGTTCACCGGTCTAACGCTCTTGGACACTGTTCAGGGAACCGTCGGTGCGCTGCGGTTGGTGCCCGATGCCACCACCCTGCACGAAGAAGCGGTGTACACCAATATCGCCTTTATGGAGTCGGTGCACGCCAAGAGCTACTCGTCGATTTTCTCGACGCTGGCGAACACCCCGCAGATCGACGAGGCGTTCCGCTGGTCGCGTGAGAACACCTTCCTGCAGCGCAAGGCACAGATCATCGTTGACTACTACAACGGTGAGGATCCGCTGAAGAAGAAGGCTGCTTCGGTGCTGCTGGAGTCGTTCCTGTTCTACTCGGGCTTCTACCTGCCGATGTACTGGTCGGCGCACGCGAAGCTCACCAACACGGCCGACCTCATCCGCCTGATCATCCGTGACGAAGCGGTGCACGGGTACTACATCGGTTACAAGTACCAGCAGGGGCTCGAGCGTGAAACGCAGGAGCGCCGTGATGAGTTGAAGGATTGGACGTTCTCGCTGTTGTACGACCTGTACGAGAACGAGGTGGCTTTTACGCACGACCTGTACGACGGTGTTGGCTGGTCGGAAGACGTGAAGAAGTTCCTGCACTACAACGCGAATAAGGCGCTGATGAACTTGGGGTATGAGCCAATGTTCCCGTCGAGCGTGACCGATGTGAACCCGGCGATCCTGGCAGCGCTATCGCCGAACGCCGATGAGAACCACGACTTCTTCTCGGGCTCGGGATCAAGCTATGTGATCGGTAAGGCTGAGAACACCGAAGACGAAGACTGGGACTTCTAGCAAGAACCCGACCCGAGTAACGCCCCGCGACAGCGGGGCGTTACTCGTTGCTACTGCCGTCGAGGCTCCTGTTTCGGGCGAGAAACGTTTAGCTGTTAGTGTGTCTGGGTTCAGGAAACTGACAGTGTTTCCCAGTGTTGGGTGACACGACACCTGTACTGCCAACGACGACAGAAGGAGTCTTCATGGACATGGCACGAAGCGTCGCTAGGACCTGGCGGCGCCAATGCAGTCCACTGCTCACCGGTATCGCAATCGCGATCATCATGCTGTTTGGGCTTGTTACCGCAACGTCCGCAGCTGCCGCCCCCGATGCATCCCAGGAACAAGCCGCACAAGCATCGAGCGCACAAGCCGGTACCAACGTGAAAGAAGTTGAGGGTAAGACCTTCACCATCGCGACCGACACCACCTGGGCGCCCTTTGAGTTTGAAAAGGACGGCGAACTTCGCGGTATCGACGTCGATCTGATCAAGGCGATTGCCAAGGATCAGGGATTTAACGTCGAGATCGATGTGCTCGGTTTTGACGGAGCCCTCGCGGCCGTTCAATCGAACCAGGCCGATGCGGTTATGGCCGGTATGAGCATTACCGAGGAGCGCAAGAAGTCCTTTGACTTCTCCAACCCCTACTTCGATTCCGGCATCCAGATGGCCGTCGCCGAGAAGAATGACGACATCAAGAGCTACGAAGATCTCAAAGGCAAGACCGTATCTGCCAAGACCGGTACCGAAGGATACGCCTTCGCCGAGAAACTCGGGAAAGAGCACGGCTTTACCGTCACCGGGTTCCAGGATGCGGCTGACACCTATAACAACGTAACCAGCGGTCACTCGGTGGCCACCTTTGACGACTACCCGGTACTGGCATACGCCATTCAAACCGGAAGCGCAGGACTGAAGGTCGTTGGTGACCAGGAAGCCGCATCCAGCTACGGTATGGGTGTTGCAAAGGGGAAGAACGAAGAACTCGTTCGCGCCTTTAACGAGGGTCTGAAGAACGTCATTGAAAACGGCGAGTACCAGAAGATCCTCGAGGAATACCTCGGTGAGCTCGCGCCCGATGCCGCCAGCATTGGTAACGGGAAAGCGGCTCTCGGCAACGAACAGCTCGAGCCGGGTGAGCCGGGCTCGCTCCCGGAGAACCCGAAATTCCCCACGGATACCCCCAAGGACAAGGGCAAGTTCGTCATCGCCACCGACAACACCTTTGCGCCGTTCGTATTCAAACGCGATAACGAGCTCGTCGGTATCGACATGGACCTCTTGCGAGCGATCGCGGCGAACCAAGGGTTTGAAGTCGAAATCAAACCGCTCGGATTTGACGGTGCGCTCAGCGCGGTAAAGGCCGGTCAGGCGGATGCGGTGATTGCCGGTATGGGAATCACCGAAGAACGAAAACAAGAGTTTGATTTCTCTGACCCGTACTTCGAATCCGCACCCGTTATGGCGGTTAAGAAGGACAGTGATGTCGAGGGATACGACGCGCTGGAGGGCAAGTCCGTAGCCGTTAAGACCGGTACTACCGGCGCTGCATACGCGAAAGACCTCTCGGAAAAGTACGGCTTCAGCCTGAACACCTTTAACGACTCCGCCGATATGTACAACGATGTGGACACCGGTAACTCGGTGGGTGCATTTGAGGACGAACCGGTATTGCAATACGGCATTAAGACCGGTGACCTGGACCTCAAGATCGTTGGTGATCCCGGAGACGCAAGCCAGTACGGCTTTGCAGTTGTCAAGGGCGAGCAGGCCGAGCTCTTGAAGATGTTCAATGAAGGCCTGGCGGAGGCTAAAAAGTCCGGTGCCTACCAACAGATCCTCGACCGCTACCTTGCAGGCGAACAGGAAGCGGCTTCGTCCGGATTCTTTGACCTGGTTGTGAAGTCGTTCCCCTCGCTGATGCAGGGTCTTGGCTTGACGCTGCTGGCAACTGCCCTGTCGATTTTCTTCGGCATGATCCTCGGTATTGTCTTCGGAATCATGAAGCTGTCGCATATCGCACCGCTGCGATGGCTTGCCAGCGCCTACGTCAATATCTTCCGAGGCACTCCGGTGATCGTGCAGGCGTTCTTCTTCTACTTCGGTGTGCCGAAAGCGCTGGACATCACGCTCGATGTGTTGATCGCCGGTGTGATTACCCTGTCATTGAACTCCGGTGCGTACATCACCGAGGTTGTTCGCGGTGGTGTGCAATCAGTTGACCCCGGTCAGATGGAAGCATCCCGTTCGCTGGGTATGAGCTGGACCTCATCAATGCGCAAGGTCGTCATGCCGCAGGCGTTCAAGATCATGACTCCGAACCTGATCAACCAGTTCATCATGACGCTGAAGGACACTTCGCTGCTGTCGGTACTCGGCTTCGCTGAGCTCACCCAGCAGGGGCGCATCATCATTGCCGAAACGTATAAGTCCTTCGAGATCTGGATCCTCGTTGCGATCATCTACTTCGTAGTGATCTGGGCCCTTACTGTGCTCAGCAACTGGCTCGACCGAAAGTTCAATAAGTAAGGGGCAACATCATGCAAACCAACGAATCAGCTACGGACAAGGCCCTCTACACAACACCAATCACCGTTGTCGACGAGGCGATCCCTCCCATCCAGGTGAATGACTTGCACAAGTCGTTCGGCGATAACGAGGTGCTCAAAGGCATCGATATGGAAGTCGGCAATGGCGAGGTCGTCGCGATCATCGGACCGTCTGGTTCCGGTAAATCAACGCTCTTGCGCTGCCTCAACAAGCTCGAGGATGTCACTTCCGGTGAGGTGCTTATCAACGGTGAGAACATTGCCGCTACTAGTGGTGACAAGCTCGATGGTCTCCGCCAGAAGATTGGCATGGTGTTCCAGCACTTCAACCTGTTTCCGAACATGACGGTGCTCGAGAACGTCGCGTTGGCGCCGATCGAGACGAAGAAAATGTCGCGTTCGGAGGCGCGCGAACGCGGTCAGCAGCTGCTTGACCGCGTGGGTCTTGGCGATAAGGCGGACGCGCGACCGGCGCAGCTCTCTGGTGGTCAGAAACAGCGTGTGGCCATTGCTCGTGCCCTGGCGATGCGTCCTGGAATCATGCTCTTTGACGAGGCAACGAGTGCCTTGGACCCTGAGATGGTGGGCGAAGTGTTGCAGGTAATCCGTGACCTGGCCTCATCCGGTATGACCATGGCGCTGGTGACCCACGAAATGGGGTTCGCGCGCGAAGTCGCCGACCGCGTGGTGTTCATGGCCGGCGGTGTGGTCGTCGAACAGGGCCCGCCAGCGGAACTCTTCGACAACCCGCAACATGAGCGCACCAAGGATTTCCTCTCCAAGGTGCTGTAACGCAGTGCGGACATGCGGCGAGTGCGACCATTTGGCCGGCTCGCCGCATGGTTCGTGTGTGAAGGTTTAGCGCTGGCTCAATAGTGCACGGACTCGCTTGACGGATGCGGGCTGGGCGGTACCGAGCGGTTGTGCAAAGAGGCTCACGCGTAACTCTTCGAGCAGCCAGCGGGCTTGAACGATCGTTTCGGATGCGTCGGGATGCGGTGGCAGGGTACCGCCGGCTTCGTCGTACAGTGCGAGCGCGGTTGCGAACTCAGCCGACCCGCTGCGTTCGGTTCCCGCGTGTTGTGCGAGGCGCTCACACCGGTATGTGATTGCGCGTAAATATCGCGGCACATGGGGGAGATATCCCGACCCCGTGCGAGCGATGAACCCGTCGTACACGAGCGCGTCGAGCTGCTCGCGCATATCGGTGAGCGAAGCAAGAAATGCGAACGCGTTGGTGTTCTTAATTGCCGCTAGCGCCTCGCGCTGCGCATTCAAAATCTGCGTGACAGTTTTTACCGCCGCGAACATGGCGTCAACAAGCCCACGATTGAACGATGCTCGTAATCGTTCGAACTCCCGGCGGCTGCGGATCGAATCGTCGGGCAGTGCATCGAGCGCGAGCATGACCAGCACATCGTCAAATAGTGCATTCACCGAGCGGTACGGGTTGGCGGCCAGCGCGAGCTTCTCCTGCGCCGTGAGGTGTGCCTGCACGTAGTCGGCGGGCGAAGGCACGGAGCGGGCGAGCAGCACCGCAGCGGCACGGTCGTGTTCGCGCTGCTGATCGGCCGCCGTGGTTGTGAGCACCAAATCGACCTTGCTGGTTGCCGGATGGGCGGGGTCTCGCAGTTTCAAGGTGGGCCAGGCGCGGATGACGCCCTGCTTTTGCCGGATCTCAAAGGACTCGGGCAGTGTGTCCACCGGCCATTCGGTGAGCTCGCGCTGCTCGGCAACTGCTGTCGTGTCGGCTGCGGAACCGGAGCCCTTCGACTGCGTGGATCCCGGTGTGCTGCTGTCAGCGTGTGCGGGGGAGGCGTTCGGGGCAGCATGAACGAGGGCGGCTTCGCTCGCGCGTTTAAGTCGCTGTTGCAGCGCGGGGAGACTGCTGCCGGCACCGAGTTCGCGACCGCGGTGATCGACGACGCGGAAGCGCATCCGCAGATGGGCCGGGACACGCTCGAGGTCAAACTCGGCCGCGTCGAAGCGAATACCGGCCTCTCGCTGCATATGTTCGTGCAGTACGTCGGTGATCGGGCCCGGCACACTCGCACCCGTGTGCGGTTGAATGTCACCGATCAGCTGCAGCAGTTTGGCTGCCCAATCGGCAGCGGGTACGAAGTTGCGCCGCGTGGCTTTGGGGAGTGTGCGCAGCAGCGCGGTGACGAGCTCCGCACGAAGCCCAGGCACCTGCCAATCGAACCCTGTTGGCTCCAGCATCGCCAGCAATGCGATTGGGATGACTGCCGTGACACCATCATCAGCGGCTTGCGGATCGAACCGATACTGCAGCTTCAGTCGTTGCTCGCCATGCTGCCAATAGCGCGGATACGCATCCTCATCGACCGCATCCGCCGACTCACCAAGCAGCTGTGCGCGCGTGAGGTGCAGGAGCTTTGGTTGCGTCTTGCTGGCATCGCGCCACCAGCGGTCGAACGTTGGCTGCGAGACGACCGTTTCGGGGATGCGTTCGTCGAAGAAATCCAGGATGCGTTCATCGTCTTCGATGAGTCCGCGTTGACGGGTGCGTTCCTCCAGCTGTTCGAGTTCTCGACGTAGCTGTCGGTTCGCACGGTCGAACGGGTAACGAGCATTCCAGTCACCCTCAACCAGCGCGTGCCGCAACAGCAGGTCGCGGCTCCACTGCGGGTTGATGCGAGCGAAGCCGACGCGGCGCTCTCGCACAATCGGTACGCCGTACAGGGTCACGGTTTCGTTGACGATCGCCTGACCCTGCTTGCGTTCCCAGTGTGGTTCGCCGTATTGGCGTTTTACCAGCGAGCCGGCAAGGGACTCAGCCCACGCCGGATCGATCTTCGCGACCGTGCGGGCGAACAGTTGCGAAGTTTCGACGAGCTCGGCCGCCATCACCGCATCCGGTGACGATTTCGCCAGACCGGAGCCGGGGAAGATCTTGAACCTGGTGTTGCGCGACCCCTGGTAGTCCCGACGCTGTTTGTCGTAGACACCGATGTGGCTGAGGAGCCCTGCAAGGAGCGACTTGTGGACGGCATCGGCATTTGCGCCGGGCTCGTTTGTTGCGAGCGTGTCACTCTCCGGTGCGGATGCGCTTCGGCGAGGTGGTTTTTGGAGTTTGAGCCCGAGCGGGGTGGCGAGTTCGCGAAGTTGGCGGAATAGGTCCTGCCATTCGCGGAACCGCACCATATTGAGGTATTCGGCTCGGCACAGCTTCCGGAACGCGCTCGAACTCAATTCGCGGGAGCGGTCCTCCAAATAGTTCCAAATATTCAGCAGTGTGAAGAAATCGCTGCTCGGATCACGGAAGCGGGCATGGAGTTGATCGGCGTGTGCTCGGTGCTCAAGCGGTCGCTCGCGCAGGTCGGGGATGGTGAGGCCGGCGACAATAATGCACACTTCGCGAGAAACATCGTGCTCGCGAGATGCGACCACCATGCGGGCAAACCGAGGGTCGGTGGGGAGCTTAGCGAGGTCCTTACCGACGCGAGTGAGCTCCATCCCGTGGCGCCCGGTTCGCACCGCGCCGAGCTCGTTTAACAGATCGATGCCGTCCTTTACACCGCGGCGATCGGGTGGTGTGAGGAACGGGAAATCGGTGATGTCGCCCAGGCGCAGCGATGCCATCTGCAGCAATACGCTGGCGAGATTGGTGCGCAGAATCTCCGGATCGGTGTACTCCTGTCGGCGCAGAAAATCAGCCTCCGAATACAGTCGAATCGCAATACCTTCGCGGGTTCGCCCCGAACGCCCGGAGCGCTGGTTGGCCGATGCCTGACTGATCGCCTCAATCGGCAATCGCTGCACCTTGGACCGCGTTGAATAACGAGAAATTCG encodes:
- a CDS encoding amino acid ABC transporter ATP-binding protein, producing the protein MPPIQVNDLHKSFGDNEVLKGIDMEVGNGEVVAIIGPSGSGKSTLLRCLNKLEDVTSGEVLINGENIAATSGDKLDGLRQKIGMVFQHFNLFPNMTVLENVALAPIETKKMSRSEARERGQQLLDRVGLGDKADARPAQLSGGQKQRVAIARALAMRPGIMLFDEATSALDPEMVGEVLQVIRDLASSGMTMALVTHEMGFAREVADRVVFMAGGVVVEQGPPAELFDNPQHERTKDFLSKVL
- a CDS encoding ABC transporter substrate-binding protein/permease, translated to MDMARSVARTWRRQCSPLLTGIAIAIIMLFGLVTATSAAAAPDASQEQAAQASSAQAGTNVKEVEGKTFTIATDTTWAPFEFEKDGELRGIDVDLIKAIAKDQGFNVEIDVLGFDGALAAVQSNQADAVMAGMSITEERKKSFDFSNPYFDSGIQMAVAEKNDDIKSYEDLKGKTVSAKTGTEGYAFAEKLGKEHGFTVTGFQDAADTYNNVTSGHSVATFDDYPVLAYAIQTGSAGLKVVGDQEAASSYGMGVAKGKNEELVRAFNEGLKNVIENGEYQKILEEYLGELAPDAASIGNGKAALGNEQLEPGEPGSLPENPKFPTDTPKDKGKFVIATDNTFAPFVFKRDNELVGIDMDLLRAIAANQGFEVEIKPLGFDGALSAVKAGQADAVIAGMGITEERKQEFDFSDPYFESAPVMAVKKDSDVEGYDALEGKSVAVKTGTTGAAYAKDLSEKYGFSLNTFNDSADMYNDVDTGNSVGAFEDEPVLQYGIKTGDLDLKIVGDPGDASQYGFAVVKGEQAELLKMFNEGLAEAKKSGAYQQILDRYLAGEQEAASSGFFDLVVKSFPSLMQGLGLTLLATALSIFFGMILGIVFGIMKLSHIAPLRWLASAYVNIFRGTPVIVQAFFFYFGVPKALDITLDVLIAGVITLSLNSGAYITEVVRGGVQSVDPGQMEASRSLGMSWTSSMRKVVMPQAFKIMTPNLINQFIMTLKDTSLLSVLGFAELTQQGRIIIAETYKSFEIWILVAIIYFVVIWALTVLSNWLDRKFNK
- the hrpA gene encoding ATP-dependent RNA helicase HrpA — protein: MSTNSIQFPEHLPVSQRRDEITAAIRAHQVVIVAGETGSGKTTQLPKICLDLGRTAIGHTQPRRIAARTIAERVAAELGSEVGDRVGYQVRFTDHSNEHTQIKLMTDGILLAELRRDRLLRRYDTIIIDEAHERSLNIDFLLGYLKRLLPKRPDLKVIITSATIDPESFSAHFEGAPIIEVSGRTFPVEVRYRPLVPDTDDAAEGPSQAPERDLYEGIVAALRELEAEPDGDVLVFLPGEREIRDAEDAIRASLSGRSRETTEVIPLYGRLSARDQHRVFDTGRAPGVRRRVVLATNVAETSLTVPGIAYVIDSGLARISRYSTRSKVQRLPIEAISQASANQRSGRSGRTREGIAIRLYSEADFLRRQEYTDPEILRTNLASVLLQMASLRLGDITDFPFLTPPDRRGVKDGIDLLNELGAVRTGRHGMELTRVGKDLAKLPTDPRFARMVVASREHDVSREVCIIVAGLTIPDLRERPLEHRAHADQLHARFRDPSSDFFTLLNIWNYLEDRSRELSSSAFRKLCRAEYLNMVRFREWQDLFRQLRELATPLGLKLQKPPRRSASAPESDTLATNEPGANADAVHKSLLAGLLSHIGVYDKQRRDYQGSRNTRFKIFPGSGLAKSSPDAVMAAELVETSQLFARTVAKIDPAWAESLAGSLVKRQYGEPHWERKQGQAIVNETVTLYGVPIVRERRVGFARINPQWSRDLLLRHALVEGDWNARYPFDRANRQLRRELEQLEERTRQRGLIEDDERILDFFDERIPETVVSQPTFDRWWRDASKTQPKLLHLTRAQLLGESADAVDEDAYPRYWQHGEQRLKLQYRFDPQAADDGVTAVIPIALLAMLEPTGFDWQVPGLRAELVTALLRTLPKATRRNFVPAADWAAKLLQLIGDIQPHTGASVPGPITDVLHEHMQREAGIRFDAAEFDLERVPAHLRMRFRVVDHRGRELGAGSSLPALQQRLKRASEAALVHAAPNASPAHADSSTPGSTQSKGSGSAADTTAVAEQRELTEWPVDTLPESFEIRQKQGVIRAWPTLKLRDPAHPATSKVDLVLTTTAADQQREHDRAAAVLLARSVPSPADYVQAHLTAQEKLALAANPYRSVNALFDDVLVMLALDALPDDSIRSRREFERLRASFNRGLVDAMFAAVKTVTQILNAQREALAAIKNTNAFAFLASLTDMREQLDALVYDGFIARTGSGYLPHVPRYLRAITYRCERLAQHAGTERSGSAEFATALALYDEAGGTLPPHPDASETIVQARWLLEELRVSLFAQPLGTAQPASVKRVRALLSQR
- a CDS encoding FAD-dependent oxidoreductase, whose product is MTNRTPTAYWIDRALARATHPKLRGHVTADLCIIGGGYTGLWTAILAKRRNPDTRVVILEGNTVGFAASGRNGGFVEPSIGHGMGNVASRWPDQARDIVRISRENFREMEHDIRELGIDCDWDESGALCFARTQTQVADLEAGVEECLTYGEAAEFIGPEKIHEVTKSPAYLAAMYQPEVATVDPYKLVTGLADAAQALGVTIHEHSVVQSLRDDAQGVTATTAHGEVRAAQAVLATNVYPALRKRLSLTTVPVYDYALMTEPLSDEDFAAIGWTGMEGCSDAGNRFHYYRKTDDGRILWGGYDAIYRFGSQRGERFTQRQASFEQLEANFRETYPQLNHIRFTHQWGGMIDSSTQFCLTAGTFANNQIAYALGFTGLGVAATRFGANVVLDLLANERTERTELDMIRRKPLPFPPEPIRSIGIGLTQWSMAREDVSGKRNLWLRTMDALGLGFDS
- the nrdF gene encoding class 1b ribonucleoside-diphosphate reductase subunit beta, whose amino-acid sequence is MTEQTRPEPHADVVEAINWNRIEDDKDLEVWNRLTNNFWLPEKVPLSNDIQSWATLTEQEQTLTMRVFTGLTLLDTVQGTVGALRLVPDATTLHEEAVYTNIAFMESVHAKSYSSIFSTLANTPQIDEAFRWSRENTFLQRKAQIIVDYYNGEDPLKKKAASVLLESFLFYSGFYLPMYWSAHAKLTNTADLIRLIIRDEAVHGYYIGYKYQQGLERETQERRDELKDWTFSLLYDLYENEVAFTHDLYDGVGWSEDVKKFLHYNANKALMNLGYEPMFPSSVTDVNPAILAALSPNADENHDFFSGSGSSYVIGKAENTEDEDWDF